One Cedecea neteri DNA segment encodes these proteins:
- the infA gene encoding translation initiation factor IF-1 produces the protein MAKEDNIEMQGTVLDTLPNTMFRVELENGHVVTAHISGKMRKNYIRILTGDKVTVELTPYDLSKGRIVFRSR, from the coding sequence ATGGCCAAAGAAGACAATATTGAAATGCAGGGTACCGTACTTGATACGTTACCTAACACCATGTTCCGCGTTGAGCTGGAAAACGGGCACGTGGTTACCGCTCATATCTCCGGTAAAATGCGCAAAAACTACATCCGCATTCTGACGGGCGACAAAGTCACCGTTGAGCTGACCCCGTACGACCTGAGCAAAGGCCGCATTGTCTTCCGTAGCCGTTGA
- the cydC gene encoding heme ABC transporter ATP-binding protein/permease CydC: protein MRALLPYLALYRRHKWLLSLGVVLAIITLLASIGLLTLSGWFLSASAVVGVAGLYSFNYMLPAAGVRGAAITRTAGRYFERLVSHDATFRVLQHLRVSTFSKLLPLSPAGLARFRQGELLNRVVADVDTLDHLYLRVISPLVGAFVVILVVTFGLSFLDVSLALTLGGILLATLILLPPLFYRAGQPTGEALTVQRGNYRQQLTSWLQSHAELTIFGAANRAREQLDATENSWQEAQRRQAGLTALSQAVMLLISGIAVLTMLWMASAGVGESQSPGALIALFVFCALAAFEAMSPVTGAFQHLGQVIASALRVTQITSQTPEVIFPEATQPEQRQAALDIRGLNFTYPGQSQPALKDISLSVSAGQRVAILGKTGCGKSTLLQLLTRAWDAQQGDIQLNDIALSAFDEATLRKATSVVPQRVHLFSATLRDNLLLASPEANDEQLSIALTQVGLEKLLEDGGLNSWLGEGGRQLSGGELRRLAIARAILHNAPLMLLDEPTEGLDAETERQILDLLAEVTRDKTVLMVTHRLRGLNAFDSIIVMDNGQIIEQGNHAELMASGGRYYQFRQRL from the coding sequence ATGCGCGCATTGCTGCCTTATCTGGCGCTTTATCGTCGTCACAAATGGTTACTGTCTTTAGGCGTTGTGCTGGCGATTATCACGCTGCTTGCCAGCATTGGCCTGTTAACGCTTTCCGGCTGGTTCCTTTCTGCCTCGGCCGTGGTGGGCGTAGCCGGGCTCTACAGCTTTAACTATATGCTACCTGCCGCAGGCGTTCGCGGAGCGGCTATCACCCGCACTGCGGGTCGCTATTTTGAGCGTCTGGTCAGCCACGATGCCACCTTCCGCGTCCTGCAGCATTTACGCGTTTCAACCTTCAGCAAGCTGCTGCCCCTCTCCCCTGCCGGACTGGCGCGCTTTCGCCAGGGAGAATTGCTCAATCGCGTCGTGGCAGATGTCGATACGCTCGATCACCTTTATTTACGGGTTATATCCCCGCTGGTCGGCGCGTTTGTGGTGATCCTGGTGGTCACTTTTGGTCTGAGTTTCCTTGATGTTTCCCTCGCCTTAACGCTTGGAGGAATTTTACTCGCGACGCTTATCTTGCTACCGCCGCTGTTCTACCGCGCCGGGCAGCCAACCGGAGAAGCGCTAACCGTTCAACGCGGTAACTATCGCCAACAGCTAACCTCCTGGCTGCAAAGCCACGCGGAATTAACCATTTTCGGCGCTGCAAACCGCGCACGCGAACAATTAGATGCCACGGAAAACAGCTGGCAGGAAGCACAACGCCGCCAGGCCGGGCTAACTGCCCTGTCACAGGCTGTCATGCTGCTCATCAGCGGTATTGCCGTGCTGACGATGCTGTGGATGGCTTCTGCAGGCGTAGGCGAGAGCCAGTCTCCCGGCGCGCTGATTGCCCTGTTCGTCTTTTGTGCCCTGGCCGCTTTTGAAGCGATGTCCCCGGTTACCGGCGCCTTTCAGCATCTTGGCCAGGTCATTGCCTCCGCGCTCCGCGTGACGCAAATCACCAGCCAGACACCCGAAGTTATTTTTCCCGAAGCAACGCAGCCCGAGCAACGGCAGGCTGCTCTGGACATTCGCGGGCTGAACTTTACCTATCCAGGCCAGAGCCAGCCGGCATTGAAAGACATTTCACTGTCTGTCAGTGCCGGGCAGAGAGTAGCGATCCTCGGTAAAACCGGCTGCGGTAAATCCACTTTACTGCAATTGCTAACGCGCGCTTGGGATGCTCAGCAGGGCGATATTCAACTTAACGACATAGCCCTTAGCGCTTTTGATGAAGCCACTCTGCGCAAAGCTACGAGTGTTGTCCCGCAGCGCGTACACCTGTTTAGTGCCACACTTCGCGATAACCTTTTACTGGCGTCTCCAGAAGCCAACGATGAGCAACTCAGCATCGCCCTGACTCAGGTAGGACTTGAAAAATTGCTTGAAGACGGCGGGCTTAATAGCTGGCTCGGCGAAGGTGGTCGTCAGCTTTCCGGCGGGGAACTTCGTCGCCTTGCGATTGCCAGAGCAATATTGCATAACGCTCCTCTTATGCTGCTGGATGAACCTACCGAAGGCCTGGATGCAGAAACAGAGCGCCAAATACTTGATTTGTTAGCTGAAGTCACCAGAGATAAGACTGTGCTGATGGTCACTCACCGCCTGCGCGGTTTGAACGCTTTTGACAGCATAATTGTGATGGACAACGGGCAAATAATTGAGCAAGGTAATCACGCCGAATTAATGGCGTCCGGTGGACGTTATTATCAATTTCGCCAGCGCCTGTAG
- the macB gene encoding macrolide ABC transporter ATP-binding protein/permease MacB, whose translation MTALLELKDIRRSYPSGEEQVEVLKGVSLTIEAGEMVAIVGASGSGKSTLMNILGCLDKPSGGSYKVAGVDVSGLDNDALATLRREHFGFIFQRYHLLSHLNASQNVEVPAVYAGTTRAQRQQRAHELLGRLGLKERVEYLPSQLSGGQQQRVSIARALMNGGQVILADEPTGALDSHSGEEVMATLKQLCERGHTVIIVTHDPAVAAQAQRIIEIRDGEIISNPPPVHQPAARKIENQALRSGSSIQQLISSFREALGMAWLAMAANKMRTLLTMLGIIIGIASVVSIVVVGDAAKQMVLEDIRSIGTNTIDVYPGKDFGDDNPQFQQALKYDDLLAIGQQPWVSSATPSISSNLRLRYGNVDAAASVNGVSGDYFDVYGMTMSQGASFNDEQMKGRAQVVVLDANSKRQLFPNKSDVVGEVVLVGNMPATVIGVAEEKQSMFGSSKVLRVWLPYNTMAGRVMGQSWLNSITVRVKEGYDSHEAEQQLNRLLSLRHGKKDFFTYNMDGLLKTAEKTTRTLQMFLTLVAVISLLVGGIGVMNIMLVSVTERTKEIGIRMAVGARASDVLQQFLIEAVLVCLVGGALGISLSLVIAFTLQLVLPGWQIGFSPVALLTAFGCSTATGVLFGWLPARNAARLNPIDALARE comes from the coding sequence ATGACGGCGCTGCTTGAATTAAAGGACATTCGCCGCAGCTACCCATCTGGTGAAGAGCAGGTTGAGGTGCTGAAGGGCGTCAGCCTGACGATTGAAGCCGGGGAAATGGTGGCGATTGTCGGCGCGTCCGGTTCCGGTAAATCGACGCTAATGAACATCCTCGGGTGCCTGGATAAACCCAGCGGCGGCAGCTATAAAGTGGCGGGCGTGGATGTGTCGGGGCTGGATAACGATGCGCTGGCGACGCTGCGTCGCGAGCATTTCGGCTTTATCTTCCAGCGTTATCACCTGCTTTCTCACCTTAATGCTTCGCAAAATGTTGAAGTCCCTGCGGTGTACGCCGGGACAACCAGGGCCCAGCGTCAGCAGCGTGCGCATGAATTGCTTGGGCGTTTGGGGCTAAAGGAGCGGGTGGAATATCTGCCTTCGCAGCTTTCTGGCGGGCAGCAACAGCGCGTCAGTATCGCCCGCGCGTTGATGAACGGCGGCCAGGTGATTCTGGCGGATGAGCCCACGGGCGCGCTGGATAGCCATTCCGGCGAAGAGGTGATGGCCACGCTGAAGCAGCTTTGTGAGCGTGGGCATACGGTGATTATCGTGACTCACGATCCGGCCGTGGCGGCGCAGGCTCAGCGTATTATTGAAATTCGCGACGGAGAAATTATCAGTAATCCTCCGCCTGTTCATCAGCCGGCCGCGAGGAAGATTGAAAATCAGGCTCTGCGGAGCGGCTCGTCAATACAGCAACTCATCAGTAGCTTCCGCGAGGCGCTCGGTATGGCCTGGCTGGCGATGGCTGCGAACAAGATGCGCACGTTGCTAACCATGCTTGGCATTATTATTGGCATTGCCTCAGTGGTCTCTATTGTTGTGGTGGGCGATGCCGCTAAGCAGATGGTGCTGGAGGATATTCGTTCTATCGGCACCAATACTATCGACGTCTACCCCGGTAAAGATTTTGGTGATGACAATCCGCAGTTCCAGCAGGCATTAAAATATGATGATTTGCTGGCTATCGGCCAGCAGCCCTGGGTGAGTTCGGCCACGCCTTCTATTTCCAGCAATTTACGCCTTCGCTACGGCAACGTGGATGCGGCGGCCAGTGTCAATGGCGTCAGCGGCGACTATTTTGATGTTTACGGTATGACTATGAGCCAGGGCGCGAGCTTTAACGACGAGCAGATGAAGGGCCGTGCGCAGGTTGTGGTGCTGGACGCCAATAGCAAAAGACAGCTTTTCCCGAACAAAAGTGATGTTGTCGGGGAAGTTGTGCTGGTAGGCAATATGCCCGCCACGGTGATTGGCGTGGCGGAAGAGAAACAATCGATGTTCGGCAGCAGCAAAGTGCTGCGCGTCTGGCTGCCTTATAACACGATGGCCGGGCGAGTAATGGGGCAGAGCTGGCTCAACTCGATAACGGTGCGTGTTAAAGAAGGGTATGACAGCCACGAAGCCGAGCAGCAGCTGAATCGCCTGCTGTCGCTGCGTCACGGCAAGAAAGACTTTTTCACCTATAACATGGACGGACTGTTGAAAACGGCGGAAAAGACCACACGTACTCTTCAGATGTTCCTGACGCTGGTGGCGGTTATTTCGCTGTTGGTCGGGGGGATTGGGGTCATGAATATTATGCTGGTGTCGGTCACTGAACGTACCAAAGAGATAGGTATCCGTATGGCGGTGGGCGCGCGAGCCAGCGATGTGCTGCAGCAGTTTTTAATTGAGGCGGTGCTGGTTTGTCTGGTCGGTGGCGCGCTGGGGATATCGCTGTCGCTGGTTATCGCGTTCACGCTACAGCTGGTGCTGCCGGGCTGGCAGATAGGTTTCTCGCCGGTGGCGCTGCTGACCGCGTTTGGCTGCTCCACGGCAACGGGTGTGCTCTTTGGCTGGTTGCCGGCCAGAAACGCGGCACGCCTGAACCCTATCGATGCATTAGCCCGTGAGTAA
- the cydD gene encoding heme ABC transporter permease/ATP-binding protein CydD has product MNKTRQQELSLWLKQQSLISRRWLGLSRLLGLVSGLLIVAQAWLLARILQHMIMENIPREALLMPFILLVLVFVLRAWVVWLREKVGFHAGLHIRQEIRRQVLDRLHQAGPAWIQGKPVGSWATLVLEQIEDMHDYYARYLPQMSLAVMVPLLIIIAIFPINWAAALILLGTAPLIPIFMALVGMGAADANRRNFQALARLSGHFLDRLRGMETLRVFNRGAAETENIRAASQDFRQRTMEVLRMAFLSSGVLEFFASLSIAVVAVYFGFSYLGELNFGHYGTGVTLFAGFLALILAPEFFQPLRDMGTFYHARAQAVGAAETLKTFLDAPLQHPEQGTVQLSGNGTFTLEAREMSILSAEGKVLAGPLNFMLPAGQRVALVGQSGAGKSSLLNVLSGFLPYQGQLLVNGVELAQLSPEWWRTQLSWVGQNPQLPAATLRDNVLLGMPEADDARLHAALDKASVTEFLPQLPEGIDTPIGDQSIRLSVGQAQRVAVARALLSPCGILLLDEPAASLDAHSEQRVMEALTEASHKQTTLMVTHQLDYISSWDQIWVMRNGQIVQRGNFEQLSAEEGPFAVLLASRQEEI; this is encoded by the coding sequence ATGAATAAAACCCGTCAGCAAGAACTTAGCCTCTGGCTAAAGCAGCAAAGTCTTATCTCTCGCCGTTGGCTCGGCTTGTCACGTCTGCTCGGTTTGGTCAGTGGTTTACTGATTGTCGCCCAGGCCTGGCTGCTTGCCCGCATTCTCCAGCACATGATCATGGAAAATATTCCGCGTGAAGCACTGCTCATGCCGTTTATTTTGCTGGTTCTGGTATTTGTGCTGCGCGCGTGGGTCGTGTGGTTACGCGAAAAGGTCGGATTCCACGCAGGGCTGCACATTCGCCAGGAAATTCGCCGCCAGGTACTCGACAGATTGCATCAGGCAGGTCCTGCCTGGATTCAGGGCAAACCGGTCGGCAGCTGGGCGACGTTGGTACTTGAGCAAATAGAAGACATGCACGACTACTATGCGCGCTACCTGCCGCAGATGTCGCTGGCGGTCATGGTGCCTCTGCTGATTATTATTGCCATTTTCCCGATCAACTGGGCAGCAGCACTCATTTTGCTGGGCACCGCGCCGCTTATCCCCATTTTCATGGCGCTGGTAGGCATGGGCGCAGCCGATGCGAACCGCCGTAATTTCCAGGCGCTGGCAAGGCTCAGCGGTCATTTCCTCGATCGTCTTCGTGGGATGGAAACACTCCGGGTATTTAACCGCGGTGCGGCGGAAACTGAAAATATTCGTGCGGCAAGCCAGGACTTTCGTCAGCGCACCATGGAAGTGCTGCGTATGGCTTTTCTTTCTTCCGGCGTGCTGGAGTTTTTCGCCTCGTTATCTATCGCCGTGGTGGCCGTCTATTTCGGCTTCTCTTACCTGGGCGAGCTCAATTTCGGTCACTACGGAACCGGAGTGACGCTATTCGCTGGCTTCCTGGCACTCATTCTTGCGCCTGAGTTTTTCCAGCCTCTACGTGATATGGGTACCTTCTATCACGCCAGGGCTCAGGCCGTGGGCGCGGCTGAGACCCTCAAGACCTTCCTCGACGCACCGCTGCAACATCCCGAACAAGGAACCGTGCAGCTTTCAGGCAACGGGACTTTTACTCTTGAAGCCCGAGAGATGTCAATTCTGTCCGCAGAGGGGAAAGTGCTGGCCGGGCCGCTGAATTTCATGCTTCCCGCCGGGCAACGCGTGGCCCTGGTGGGCCAAAGCGGTGCGGGCAAAAGCTCCCTGCTAAATGTACTGTCCGGCTTCCTGCCCTATCAGGGGCAGTTGCTGGTCAATGGCGTCGAGCTGGCACAGCTTTCACCTGAATGGTGGCGCACGCAGCTTAGCTGGGTGGGACAAAACCCGCAGCTACCGGCAGCTACCCTACGTGACAACGTACTTCTTGGGATGCCAGAAGCTGACGACGCTCGTTTACACGCCGCTCTGGATAAAGCGTCGGTGACAGAGTTCCTGCCGCAGTTGCCAGAAGGAATTGACACCCCAATTGGCGATCAATCTATCCGGTTATCCGTGGGTCAGGCGCAGCGAGTAGCCGTTGCCAGAGCGTTGTTGTCCCCTTGCGGTATTTTGCTGCTGGATGAGCCTGCCGCAAGCCTGGATGCTCACAGCGAACAGCGCGTAATGGAAGCGCTCACGGAAGCGTCCCACAAACAAACCACGCTGATGGTGACTCACCAACTCGACTACATCAGCAGTTGGGATCAAATTTGGGTGATGCGTAACGGACAGATTGTTCAGCGGGGAAACTTCGAACAGCTCTCCGCTGAAGAAGGCCCCTTTGCTGTATTACTGGCAAGCCGCCAGGAGGAGATTTAA
- the cspD gene encoding cold shock-like protein CspD, whose protein sequence is METGTVKWFNNAKGFGFICPEGGGEDIFAHYSTIQMDGYRTLKAGQLVRFDVHQGPKGNHASLIVPHEAEAVA, encoded by the coding sequence ATGGAGACGGGTACTGTTAAATGGTTCAATAACGCCAAAGGGTTCGGTTTCATCTGCCCGGAAGGCGGCGGCGAAGACATCTTCGCCCACTACTCCACCATTCAAATGGACGGATACAGAACGCTAAAAGCCGGACAGCTTGTCAGGTTTGATGTGCATCAGGGACCTAAAGGCAACCATGCCAGCCTGATCGTTCCCCACGAGGCGGAAGCGGTCGCGTAG
- the macA gene encoding macrolide transporter subunit MacA: MKIKGKFKKRYWLYALLVVIFFLWLWQFLHTPTPQYQTMIVRKASLQQSVLATGKLDAVRKVDVGAQVSGQLKTLSVSIGDKVKKDQLLGVIDPEQAENQVKEVEATLMELRAQRMQSEAESKLAAVTLSRQQALAKTQAVSRQDLDKAATDLAVKQAQIGTIDAQIKRNQASLSTAKTNLEFTRIVAPMAGEVTQITTLQGQTVIAAQQAPNILTLADLSTMLVKAQVSEADVIHLKPGQKAWFTVLGDPMTRYEGVLKDILPTPDKVNEAIFYNARFEVPNPKGILRLDMTAQVHIQLGGVKDVLTIPLAALGEPIGDNRYNITVLRNGETKTREITIGMRNDTQIQVVNGLEEGEEVVTGRANAGSGK, encoded by the coding sequence ATTTAAAAAACGTTATTGGCTTTACGCGCTGTTGGTGGTGATATTTTTCCTCTGGCTTTGGCAGTTTTTGCATACGCCAACCCCACAATATCAAACGATGATCGTGCGTAAGGCTTCGCTTCAGCAAAGCGTTCTGGCAACCGGAAAGCTCGATGCCGTACGCAAAGTTGACGTCGGGGCTCAGGTGAGCGGGCAGTTAAAAACGCTGTCAGTTAGCATCGGCGATAAAGTAAAAAAAGATCAGCTTTTGGGGGTTATCGATCCCGAACAGGCAGAAAACCAGGTCAAAGAGGTTGAAGCCACGCTGATGGAGCTGCGTGCCCAGCGCATGCAGTCCGAGGCCGAAAGTAAACTTGCCGCGGTGACGCTCTCCCGCCAGCAGGCACTGGCAAAAACTCAGGCGGTATCCCGCCAGGATCTTGATAAAGCGGCAACCGATTTGGCGGTAAAACAGGCGCAGATTGGCACCATTGACGCTCAAATTAAACGCAATCAGGCCTCTTTGAGCACCGCGAAAACTAACCTCGAGTTCACCCGTATCGTCGCGCCAATGGCGGGGGAAGTGACGCAGATCACGACGCTGCAGGGGCAAACCGTGATTGCCGCGCAACAGGCGCCAAATATTCTGACGCTGGCGGATTTAAGCACCATGCTGGTGAAGGCGCAGGTTTCTGAGGCCGATGTTATCCACCTCAAGCCGGGCCAGAAAGCCTGGTTTACGGTACTTGGCGACCCGATGACGCGCTATGAAGGAGTGCTGAAAGATATCTTGCCAACGCCAGACAAAGTCAATGAGGCTATTTTCTATAATGCACGTTTCGAGGTGCCGAATCCGAAGGGCATTCTGCGCCTGGATATGACTGCTCAGGTGCATATTCAACTCGGCGGCGTAAAAGATGTGCTGACGATTCCGCTGGCCGCGTTAGGCGAGCCGATTGGTGATAATCGCTATAACATCACGGTGCTGCGCAATGGGGAAACCAAAACCCGTGAGATAACTATCGGTATGCGTAACGACACGCAGATTCAGGTCGTTAACGGGCTGGAAGAAGGCGAAGAGGTGGTGACTGGTCGCGCCAATGCCGGGAGTGGTAAATGA
- the aat gene encoding leucyl/phenylalanyl-tRNA--protein transferase — MRLIQLSRDSIAFPSPEGALREPNGLLALGGDLTPARLLMAYQRGIFPWFSPGDPILWWSPDPRAILYPEQFHLSRSMKRFHRTSPYTITLNHAFERVLYGCASDRNEGTWITADIVEAYLRLHELGHAHSIEVWEGKELVGGMYGVAQGALFCGESMFSRRVNASKTALLVFCQHFIRHGGKLIDCQVLNEHTASLGVIEIPRREYLQALAELRPQHLGSHCWVPQTLEQ; from the coding sequence ATGCGCCTGATACAGCTGTCTCGTGACTCGATTGCCTTTCCTTCGCCGGAAGGGGCGTTGCGTGAACCTAATGGGTTACTGGCGCTTGGCGGCGACCTGACCCCCGCACGCCTGCTGATGGCCTATCAGCGAGGTATCTTTCCGTGGTTTTCTCCCGGCGATCCTATTTTGTGGTGGTCGCCCGATCCCCGTGCCATTCTTTACCCGGAACAGTTTCACCTTAGCCGCAGCATGAAGCGCTTTCACCGCACTTCGCCTTACACCATCACGCTCAACCATGCTTTTGAGCGCGTACTCTACGGCTGCGCAAGCGACCGTAATGAAGGCACCTGGATCACCGCTGACATTGTAGAAGCCTATTTGCGGCTGCATGAATTAGGGCATGCTCATTCCATTGAAGTATGGGAAGGAAAAGAGCTGGTGGGCGGCATGTACGGTGTGGCGCAGGGGGCATTATTTTGCGGCGAATCCATGTTTAGCCGCCGGGTGAATGCCTCCAAAACGGCGCTGCTGGTTTTCTGTCAGCACTTTATTCGCCACGGTGGCAAATTGATCGACTGCCAGGTATTAAATGAGCACACGGCTTCACTGGGCGTGATTGAAATTCCCCGTCGGGAGTATCTGCAGGCATTAGCGGAACTTCGCCCGCAACACTTAGGCTCTCATTGCTGGGTTCCACAGACGCTTGAGCAATAA
- the clpA gene encoding ATP-dependent Clp protease ATP-binding subunit ClpA — MLNQELELSLNMAFARAREHRHEFMTVEHLLLALLSNPSAREALEACSVDMVALRQELEAFIEQTTPVLPPNVEERDTQPTLSFQRVLQRAVFHVQSSGRSEVTGANVLVAIFSEQESQAAYLLRKHEVSRLDVVNFISHGTRKDEPNQSSGSENPVNEEQAGGEERMENFTTNLNQLARVGGIDPLIGRDKELERAIQVLCRRRKNNPLLVGESGVGKTAIAEGLAWRIVQGDVPEVMADCTIYSLDIGSLLAGTKYRGDFEKRFKALLKQLEQDQNSILFIDEIHTIIGAGAASGGQVDAANLIKPLLSGGKIRVIGSTTYQEFSNIFEKDRALARRFQKIDITEPSVEETVQIINGLKPKYEAHHDVRYTAKAIRAAVELAVKYINDRHLPDKAIDVIDEAGARSRLMPVSKRKKTVNVADIETVVARIARIPEKSVSASDRDTLKSLGDRLKMLVFGQDKAIEALTEAIKMSRAGLGQDHKPVGSFLFAGPTGVGKTEVTVQLAKSLGIELLRFDMSEYMERHTVSRLIGAPPGYVGFDQGGLLTDAVIKHPHAVLLLDEIEKAHPDVFNLLLQVMDNGTLTDNNGRKADFRNVILVMTTNAGVRETERKSIGLIRQDNSTDAMEEIKKIFTPEFRNRLDNIIWFNHLSTEVIHQVVDKFIVELQVQLDQKGVSLEVSQEARDWLAEKGYDRAMGARPMARVIQDSLKKPLANELLFGSLVDGGQVTVALDKDQQQLTYSFVSAQKHKPEAAH; from the coding sequence ATGCTCAATCAAGAACTGGAACTCAGTTTAAACATGGCTTTCGCCAGAGCGCGCGAGCACCGACATGAGTTTATGACCGTCGAGCATCTGTTACTGGCATTGCTCAGTAACCCATCTGCCCGCGAAGCGCTGGAAGCGTGTTCTGTGGACATGGTGGCGCTGCGGCAGGAACTCGAAGCCTTCATCGAACAAACGACGCCGGTCCTGCCACCCAACGTTGAAGAGCGCGACACGCAGCCGACGCTCAGCTTCCAGCGTGTGCTGCAGCGAGCGGTGTTCCACGTGCAGTCCTCCGGGCGCAGTGAAGTGACCGGCGCCAACGTGCTGGTTGCCATTTTCAGCGAGCAGGAATCCCAGGCAGCCTATCTGCTGCGCAAACATGAAGTGAGCCGCCTCGATGTGGTGAACTTTATCTCTCACGGCACGCGTAAAGATGAACCGAATCAGTCTTCGGGTTCTGAAAATCCGGTCAACGAAGAGCAAGCAGGCGGGGAGGAACGTATGGAAAACTTCACCACCAATCTTAATCAGCTTGCGCGCGTGGGCGGGATTGATCCGCTGATTGGCCGCGATAAAGAGCTGGAGCGTGCTATTCAGGTTCTGTGCCGTCGCCGTAAAAACAACCCGCTGCTGGTCGGTGAATCAGGCGTGGGTAAAACGGCGATTGCCGAAGGGCTGGCGTGGCGAATTGTGCAGGGTGATGTGCCGGAAGTGATGGCCGACTGCACCATCTACTCTCTGGATATCGGTTCTCTGCTGGCTGGTACCAAATACCGCGGCGATTTTGAAAAACGTTTTAAAGCGCTGCTGAAACAGCTCGAACAGGATCAAAACAGCATCCTGTTCATCGATGAAATCCACACCATTATTGGTGCGGGTGCGGCTTCCGGTGGCCAGGTCGACGCCGCTAACCTGATTAAACCGCTGCTTTCCGGCGGTAAAATTCGGGTGATTGGCTCGACGACTTATCAGGAGTTCAGCAACATCTTCGAAAAAGATCGTGCCCTGGCGCGCCGCTTCCAGAAGATTGATATTACTGAGCCAAGCGTTGAAGAAACGGTGCAGATCATCAACGGGCTGAAACCGAAATACGAAGCGCACCACGACGTTCGCTATACCGCGAAGGCGATTCGCGCGGCGGTTGAGCTGGCGGTGAAATACATCAATGACAGGCATCTGCCGGATAAGGCTATCGACGTTATTGATGAGGCGGGCGCACGTAGCCGCCTGATGCCGGTCAGCAAGCGTAAGAAAACCGTTAACGTGGCGGACATCGAAACCGTAGTCGCCCGCATTGCGCGCATCCCGGAAAAAAGCGTTTCCGCGAGCGATCGCGATACGCTGAAAAGCCTGGGCGATCGCCTGAAAATGCTCGTGTTTGGCCAGGATAAAGCGATTGAAGCGTTGACCGAAGCGATCAAGATGAGTCGCGCCGGTTTGGGGCAGGATCATAAGCCCGTTGGTTCGTTCCTGTTCGCTGGCCCTACCGGGGTTGGTAAAACTGAAGTCACGGTACAACTAGCGAAGTCGCTGGGCATTGAGCTGCTGCGCTTTGATATGTCTGAGTACATGGAACGCCATACCGTAAGCCGCCTGATTGGTGCCCCTCCAGGCTATGTTGGTTTCGATCAGGGCGGGCTGCTGACGGACGCGGTGATTAAGCATCCGCATGCTGTTCTGTTGCTCGATGAAATCGAAAAAGCGCACCCGGATGTCTTCAATCTGCTGTTGCAGGTGATGGACAACGGTACGCTGACAGATAATAACGGGCGTAAGGCGGACTTCCGTAACGTGATTCTGGTGATGACCACCAACGCCGGGGTACGGGAAACCGAACGTAAATCTATCGGGCTTATCCGCCAGGATAACAGCACCGATGCGATGGAAGAGATCAAAAAGATCTTTACGCCGGAGTTCCGTAACCGTCTTGACAACATTATCTGGTTCAACCATCTCTCCACCGAGGTGATTCATCAGGTGGTGGATAAATTTATCGTCGAGCTCCAGGTACAGCTGGATCAGAAAGGCGTTTCGCTGGAAGTCAGCCAGGAAGCGCGTGACTGGCTGGCAGAGAAGGGCTATGACCGTGCGATGGGTGCTCGCCCAATGGCGCGGGTCATTCAGGACAGCCTGAAAAAACCGCTGGCCAACGAACTGCTGTTCGGCAGCCTGGTTGACGGTGGGCAGGTCACCGTTGCGCTGGATAAAGACCAGCAGCAGCTGACCTACAGCTTCGTGAGTGCCCAGAAACACAAGCCGGAAGCGGCGCACTAG
- the clpS gene encoding ATP-dependent Clp protease adapter ClpS, protein MGKTNDWLDFDQMAADKLRETLKPPSMYKVILMNDDYTPMEFVIDVLQKFFSYDVERATQLMLTVHYQGKAICGIFTAEVAETKVALVNQYARENEYPLLCTLEKA, encoded by the coding sequence ATGGGTAAGACGAACGACTGGTTGGACTTTGACCAAATGGCGGCGGATAAACTGCGCGAAACGCTAAAACCGCCCTCCATGTATAAAGTTATACTGATGAACGATGACTACACGCCAATGGAATTTGTTATTGACGTACTGCAAAAGTTCTTTTCTTATGATGTTGAACGTGCCACGCAGTTGATGCTCACGGTTCACTATCAGGGTAAAGCTATCTGTGGCATCTTTACTGCAGAAGTAGCGGAAACCAAAGTGGCGTTAGTGAACCAGTATGCAAGGGAGAACGAGTACCCGTTGCTGTGTACGCTAGAAAAAGCCTGA